The following proteins come from a genomic window of Nostoc sp. ATCC 53789:
- a CDS encoding response regulator transcription factor, whose translation MVMKSLKEHQLYGHLAVEKKLGILVVDDHQLILTGTLDVLNRKYPEAIIIKAQTAKDTLSQVQCYQFDLIVMDLSIPDRQGETAEIDTGIKLLQTLLKEYPHQNFIVQTSYVKALIRIKHEIDNHQGGFAIADKGLPEDEMLMRVNLALQGATHTKDIKTGIELKPEWLDVLRLAFEESLTDKAIADRMYKSERAVCTYWTKIQDVLGVYPEDCKQSGKNMRILTEIRSREEGLID comes from the coding sequence ATGGTGATGAAAAGTTTGAAAGAACATCAACTTTATGGGCATTTAGCAGTGGAAAAGAAGCTCGGTATTCTTGTTGTCGATGACCACCAATTAATTTTGACTGGTACTCTTGATGTCTTAAATCGAAAGTATCCTGAAGCTATTATTATCAAGGCTCAGACGGCAAAAGATACACTTTCTCAAGTGCAATGTTACCAGTTTGACTTGATTGTGATGGATTTATCAATTCCCGATCGCCAAGGGGAGACAGCAGAAATTGATACCGGAATTAAGCTGTTGCAAACTTTACTTAAAGAATATCCCCATCAGAATTTCATAGTGCAAACTAGTTATGTGAAGGCGTTAATCAGAATTAAACACGAGATTGATAATCATCAAGGTGGGTTTGCGATCGCAGATAAAGGATTACCCGAAGATGAAATGCTCATGCGGGTTAATTTAGCACTTCAGGGTGCAACTCATACAAAAGACATCAAAACAGGAATCGAACTCAAGCCGGAATGGTTGGATGTGTTGCGTTTGGCTTTTGAAGAGAGTTTGACAGATAAGGCGATCGCAGACAGAATGTATAAATCGGAACGAGCAGTATGTACTTACTGGACGAAGATTCAGGATGTTTTGGGGGTGTATCCTGAAGACTGCAAACAAAGTGGTAAGAATATGCGAATCCTCACCGAAATTCGTTCCCGTGAAGAAGGTTTAATTGATTAA